The Drechmeria coniospora strain ARSEF 6962 chromosome 02, whole genome shotgun sequence genome has a segment encoding these proteins:
- a CDS encoding putative malate dehydrogenase: protein MTATRGPVDGTVMPSTPRSSSPSTSVGTGRSSRTSLSNDPTSHPGPRLTSDDPMTAVDVSMLEEPMRLAAVDQRLAPAQVDAAEVKQTRDNEYMSESHATGFHVIREPQWNKGSYTSLLLATLLYLSSPLLSSPLLSSPSRRKWSDGSGLSFTPEERVTKNLTGLLPHAMESLSTQCARAMRMIDTRQTNIDKYLYLSSVKAENTDLFYRLLMDNIRDLMPLVYTPTIGDVCLQYSTLYTRPEALYISIKQRKSIRTMLRNWACPNPEICVVTDGSRILGLGDLGINGVGISIGKLSLYTAAAGIHPKKTLPIVLDTGTDNETNLKDPLYLGLRQKRVSKAEEREFMDEFMEAVKDVYPDMVVQFEDFESEKAFNYLDRYRNSHRCFNDDIQGTGAVILGGYIGGVEISGVPLEEQRLVFMGAGSAGVGVAKQLVEYYTRRGLSEAEARDKFWLVDTKGLVTGDRGDKLAEHKKYFARRDNNGLQLRTLEEVIEHVKPSALVGLTATFGVFTEPVVRALKASVDAGGPGRRPILFPLSNPLTKAECTFEQAVEWTDGSVIFASGSPFHAFTTKTSDGRSVTYHPNQGNNVYVFPGLGLGAILAKASRITDDMVYASAQALSETLNPDEIQRGLIYPRIERVREASIVVAREVMKAARRDGVSTLPETMWHQWEEWGDVALTTYIKRRIYNPMCFSDSTNHDCPSCSSDTRAPATLRKRENGSHL from the exons ATGACAGCGACCCGCGGTCcggtcgacggcaccgtcatgCCGTCTACCCCTCGGTCGTCTTCACCCTCCACCTCCGTAGGCACCGGTCGCTCCTCTCGCACATCACTGTCTAATGACCCCACCTCTCACCCTGGGCCCAGACTCACGAGCGATGACCCAATGACAGCTGTTGACGTCTCCATGCTTGAAGAACCGATGAgactcgccgccgtcgaccagcGCTTGGCTCCGGCCCaagtcgacgctgccgaaGTCAAGCAAACGCGCGACAACGAATACATGTCGGAATCCCACGCCACCGGCTTCCACGTCATTCGTGAGCCCCAATGGAACAAGGGTTCGTACAcgtctctcctcctcgccactCTCCTTTACctttcctctcctctcctctcctctcctctcctctcctctccttcgCGACGCAAGTGGTCTGACGGATCAGGCCTGTCCTTTACTCCCGAGGAGCGAGTGACGAAAAACCTCACCGGTCTTCTTCCCCATGCCATGGAGAGCCTCAGCACCCAGTGCGCGAGGGCGATGCGCATGATCGATACTCGACAGACCAACATcgacaagtacctgtacctgtcgTCGGTCAAGGCGGAGAATACCGACCTCTTCTACCGCCTCCTGATGGACAACATCCGCGACCTCATGCCTCTGGTCTACACGCCCACCATCGGTGATGTCTGCCTGCAGTACTCGACCCTCTACACGCGTCCCGAGGCTTTGTACATTTCCATCAAGCAACGAAAGTCGATTCGCACCATGCTCCGGAACTGGGCCTGCCCCAACCCGGAAATTTGCGTCGTCACGGACGGGTCCCGGATCCTGGGTCTCGGCGACTTGGGCAtcaacggcgtcggcatATCG ATTGGCAAGCTGTCTCTGTACACGGCCGCGGCCGGAATTCATCCGAAAAAGACGCTGCCCATCGTCTTGGACACCGGCACGGACAACGAAACGAACCTGAAGGATCCGCTGTACCTCGGTCTGCGGCAGAAGCGCGTCtccaaggccgaggagagAGAGTTCATGGACGAGTTCATGgaggccgtcaaggacgTGTACCCCGACATGGTTGTCCAGTTTGAAGATTTTGAGAGCGAAAAGGCCTTCAACTACCTCGACAGGTACAGAAACAGCCACAGATGCTTTAACGACGACATCCAGGGCACCGGtgccgtcatcctcggcgg ATATATCGGCGGCGTGGAAATATCCGGCGTGccgctcgaggagcagcgcCTCGTTTTCATGGGTGCCGGttcggccggcgtcggcgtcgccaagcagctcgtcgagtaCTACACTCGTAGAGGTCTCTCtgaggccgaggcgcgcgACAAGTTCTGGCTTGTCGACACGAAAGGCCTCGTCAccggcgaccgaggcgacAAGCTGGCCGAGCACAAGAAGTATTTTGCTCGCCGAGACAACAACGGCCTGCAGCTCCGCACGCTGGAGGAGGTCATCGAGCACGTCAAGCCAAGCGCCCTCGTCGGTCTGACGGCGACGTTTGGCGTCTTCACCGAGCCCGTCGTCCGTGCTCTCAAGGcatccgtcgacgccggcggcccgGGTCGTCGGCCCATCCTCTTCCCGCTGAGCAACCCCTTGACCAAGGCGGAGTGCACATTCGAGCAGGCGGTCGaatggaccgacggctccGTCATCTTTGCCTCGGGCTCTCCGTTCCACGCCTTCACGACGAAGACCAGCGACGGCAGATCGGTGACGTATCATCCCAACCAGGGCAACAACGTGTACGTCTTCCccggcctcggtctcggtGCCATCCTCGCCAAGGCGTCGCGCATCACGGACGACATGGTGTACGCGTCAGCACAGGCGCTTTCCGAAACACTCAACCCGGATGAGATTCAGAGGGGCCTCATCTACCCGAGAATCGAGCGGGTGCGCGAGGCtagcatcgtcgtcgcccgcgaGGTGATGAAGGCAGCTCGTCGCGACGGCGTGTCGACGCTTCCCGAGACCATGTGGCATCAATGGGAGGAGTGGGGCGACGTGGCCCTGACGACGTACATCAAGCGGCGCATCTACAACCCCATGTGCTTTTCAGACTCGACCAACCATGACTGTCCGTCTTGCAGCTCCGAcacgagggcgccggcgacgctgcgGAAGCGAGAAAACGGGTCGCACTTGTGA
- a CDS encoding elongator protein 2 produces MSAKGVSVEYLTTGANRQTAATDWSRSGLLAFGADVNIALWRPHLDPPRGVGRLLRGHAELVKAVAFLPSAVGDESTYLISGADDKTLMLWKSSASHDHDLDFGLLQTSLEHTGAINCITSARVAASHPKWIVATGAADATIRTWSLEHDQLHLLQTIHTAPKFFPLTLSLSSLGADENALVLAAAGTRDTIQILTADAVAEGVVQFNVQANLSGHEGWIRSLSFARETSNADGDLLLASASQDKYVRIWRIHQGAALPSLAVSKDLSDGKFLPGKSPSNKSHRLRTAAKDFSLSFEALLLGHEDWIYAARWHMHDDGKLQLLTTSADNSLAIWEADASSGIWVSMVRLGEISREKGATTATGSAGGFWTGLWSPDGRSVACLGRTGSWRRWQYEPANDSWRPCVAVTGHTKAVTGVSWSKNGDYLLSTGSDQTTRLHARWTASGANTWHEMSRPQIHGYDLNCIDALGESQFVSGADEKLMRVFGEPKAVASMLGRLGGMSKKGIEKMPDAANMPVLGLSNKAIDMVDDDHEIQPVDDRDRDAMDPATMVKKSHLEIDHPPLEDTLSRHTLWPETEKLYGHGYEISCLAASHDGKLIASACKATSTNHAVIRLFETERWTEIRPPLTAHSLTVTRLRFSADDRHLLSVGRDRQWAVFERDPDADALYTLLQSNPKGHSRMILDAAWSPCETPLFATAGRDKQVRIWKSSKREDGSAQFEQMAALPCTAPVTSVDFLPRSLCGRLVLAVGTEAGQVSVCLVDEQDGTVVSLPPTDDLSFPKAVLQLAWRPSPDSEAGATASPTLAAAGEDTTLRLFSFDEAYLQSTAEL; encoded by the exons ATGAGCGCCAAAGGGGTCTCGGTCGAGTACCTGACGACGGGTGCAAACAGGCagacggccgccaccgactGGAGCCGGAGCGGGTTGCTGGCCTTTGGTGCCGATGTGAACATTGCGCTATGGCGGCCACAT CTCGACCCTCCAAGAGGTGTCGGTAGACTCCTGCGCGGCCATGCAGAATTGGTCAAGGCCGTTGCCTTtctgccctcggccgtgggAGACGAGTCCACCTATCTGATCAgtggcgccgacgacaaaACTCTCATGCTGTGGAAGTCTTCGGCCAGCCATGACCATGATCTAGATTTTGGCCTTCTGCAGACATCCCTGGAGCACACGGGAGCCATAAATTGCATAACCTCGGCGCGTGTCGCCGCGAGCCATCCAAAATGGATCGTGGCCACCGGCGCGGCCGATGCGACGATTCGGACATGGTCCCTGGAGCACGACCAGCTGCACCTGCTGCAGACGATCCACACGGCGCCAAAGTTCTTCCCCTTGACCTTGTCCCTCAGCTCTCTCGGCGCCGATGAAAATGCTTTGgtcctcgccgctgccggtACGCGCGACACCATCCAGATCTTGACGGCCgatgccgtggccgagggcgtcgtccAATTCAACGTCCAAGCCAACCTCTCCGGCCACGAGGGCTGGATCAGGTCTCTCTCTTTCGCCAGGGAGACGagcaacgccgacggcgacctgctgctcgcctCCGCCAGCCAGGACAAGTACGTGCGCATTTGGAGAATTCACCAAGGCGctgccctcccctccctcgccgtctccaAGGACCTGTCCGACGGAAAATTCCTGCCTGGAAAGTCGCCTTCGAACAAATCACATCGCCTCCGAACCGCCGCCAAAGACTTTTCTCTCTCCTTTGAAGCTCTGCTGCTGGGGCACGAAGATTGGATCTACGCCGCCCGGTGGCACATGCACGACGATGGCAAGCTGCAGCTGCtgacgacctcggccgacAACTCACTGGCCATCTGGGAAGCGGACGCCTCGTCCGGCATTTGGGTCAGCATGGTGCGCCTGGGAGAAATCAGCAGGGAGAAAggtgcgacgacggccaccggCAGCGCTGGCGGTTTCTGGACCGGCCTTTGGTCTCCTGACGGCCGCTCGGTCGCATGTCTTGGCCGGACCGGAAGTTGGAGGAGGTGGCAGTATGAGCCGGCCAACGATTCGTGGCGACCttgcgtcgccgtcacgggACATACCAAAGCCGTCACGGGGGTGTCGTGGTCCAAGAACGGCGACTACCTGCTCTCGACCGGCTCGGACCAGACAACTCGGCTGCACGCAAGATGGACCGCCAGCGGAGCAAATACGTGGCACGAGATGTCTCGGCCGCAGATCCACGGCTACGATCTCAACTGCATCGACGCCCTTGGCGAGTCGCAGTTTGTCTCTGGTGCGGATGAAAAGCTGATGCGCGTCTTTGGCGAGCCCAAGGCCGTTGCAAGCAtgctcggccggctcggcgggATGAGCAAGAAGGGTATCGAGAAGATGCCGGATGCCGCCAACATGCCCGTCCTGGGCTTGTCGAACAAGGCCATCGACATGGTCGATGACGACCACGAGATTcagcccgtcgacgaccgggATCGTGACGCCATGGATCCGGCCACCATGGTCAAGAAGTCGCACCTCGAAATTGATCATCCGCCTTTGGAGGACACGCTGTCGAGACACACGCTGTGGCCCGAGACGGAGAAGCTGTACGGGCACGGCTACGAGATATCCTGCTTGGCCGCCTCCCACGACGGAAAGCTCATCGCCAGCGCCTGCAAGGCCACCTCCACCAACCACGCCGTCATCCGGCTCTTCGAGACGGAACGGTGGACGGAAATTCGGCCTCCGCTGACGGCTCATTCGCTCACCGTCACTCGTCTTCGCttctccgccgacgaccgccACCTCCTGAGTGTCGGTCGTGACCGGCAGTGGGCCGTCTTTGAGCGCGATCCCGACGCGGATGCTCTGTACACCCTCCTGCAGTCGAACCCAAAGGGGCACAGTAGGAtgatcctcgacgccgcctggTCGCCTTGCGAGACGCCCCTCTTCGCAACGGCCGGTCGAGACAAGCAGGTGCGGATATGGAAGTCCTCGAAGCGCGAGGATGGCAGCGCGCAGTTTGAGCAAATGGCCGCTCTACCCTGCACGGCGCCGGTGACGTCTGTTGACTTTCTGCCGCGTTCCTTGTGCGGCAGGTTGGTGCTTGCGGTGGGAACAGAGGCCGGTCAGGTCAGCGTTTGCCTCGTagacgagcaggacggcaCGGTAgtgtcgctgccgccgacggacga CCTGTCGTTCCCCAAGGCTGTTTTGCAACTGGCCTGGAGGCCAAGCCCCGACTCCGAAGCCGGCGCGACCGCATCAcccaccctcgccgccgccggcgaggacacGACGCTAAGGCTCTTCTCATTTGATGAAGCATATCTCCAGTCCACGGCGGAACTGTAG
- a CDS encoding putative finger protein AZF1, producing the protein MALTASPAAPPNWGRWPQQLPHDFTMMDHPAFMPYDSRPPPPPTTHMQRPVAPQYVVAPQYGSGPMTALAPPQYHHQQPFAYVPYQSPPPATPIGSPYKQEAPRMLASDVNPSRGMPFRRGSRQLNGSRLQSPSARSDSLASTSNRSVASNPCAAKTITYNETIDPADRVNFETEVDELMKAIQKSDEDEAAAAQTLTPAQTPSAEAGSGPQSPASHAQPSTPGMTETKLKKKWVCDGPNCTKRFVQKTHLDIHRRTHTGHKPYVCTKDNCGLTFSQRGNLKTHMRRHTGEKPYSCSICGKLFAQRGNVRSHEETHKGLKPFVCRLDDCNKTFSQLGNMKTHQNNFHKDTLQKLTNMFVKFARLGEVPEEHQELFDYFKAHYKNSNKGIKGRGKARTVAPKSKAADHNPNASLAFPHLPMPAQAQTYVPGQANGGMPSIGRHHAAGGYAMFDQHPDHVAAPGMLYEDVHSRQMGFADRLY; encoded by the exons ATGGCTCTCACGGCTTCCCCGGCGGCGCCCCCGAACTGGGGACGATGGCCCCAGCAGCTTCCTCACGACTTCACCATGATGGACCATCCCGCCTTCATGCCCTACGActctcgcccgccgccgccgccgacgacgcacaTGCAGCGGCCCGTGGCCCCTCAGTACGTCGTGGCTCCCCAGTACGGCTCCGGGCCCATGACGGCGCTGGCGCCGCCGCAGTATCACCACCAGCAGCCGTTCGCCTACGTCCCCTACCagagcccgccgccggccacgcCCATCGGCTCCCCGTACAAGCAGGAGGCCCCGCGCATGCTGGCCTCGGACGTCAACCCCTCCCGCGGCATGCCCTTTCGCCGCGGCTCGAGGCAGCTCAACGGCAGCCGGCTCcagtcgccgtcggcccggaGCGATTCcctggcgtcgacgagcaacCGCTCCGTCGCCTCGAACCCGTGCGCCGCCAAGACCATCACCTACAACGAGACCATCGACCCCGCCGACAGGGTCAACTTTGAAACGGaagtcgacgagctcatgaAGGCCATCCAGaagtcggacgaggacgaggcggcggcggcccagaCCCTCACGCCGGCCCAGACGCCGAGCGCAGAGGCCGGCTCGGGACCTCAGAGCCCCGCGAGCCACgcgcagccgtcgacgcccggCATGACGGAGACGAAGCTGAAGAAGAAGTGGGTGTGCGACGGGCCCAACTGCACCAAGCGCTTCGTTCAGAAGACGCATCTCGACATCCATCGCCGGACGCACACCGGCCACAAGCCCTAC GTCTGCACAAAGGACAACTGTGGTCTCACATTCTCTCAACGCGGCAATCTCAAG ACTCACATGCGCCGCCACACCGGGGAGAAGCCGTATTCCTGCAGCATCTGCGGCAAGCTGTTCGCGCAGCGCGGCAACGTCCGATCCCACGAGGAGACGCACAAGGGTCTCAAGCCTTTCGTCTGCAGACTCGACGACTGCAACAAGACCTTTTCGCAGCTTGGAAACATGAAG ACGCATCAGAACAACTTCCACAAGGACACGCTCCAAAAGCTCACCAACATGTTCGTCAAGTTtgcccgcctcggcgaggtcccCGAAGAGCACCAAGAGCTGTTCGACTACTTCAAGGCACACTACAAGAACAGCAACAAGGGCATCAAGGGTCGTGGCAAGGCCCGCACCGTCGCGCCGAAATCAAAGGCCGCCGACCACAACCCGAACGCATCCCTGGCCTTCCCGCACCTCCCGATGCCCGCGCAGGCGCAGACGTACGTTCCCGGACAGGCCAACGGCGGCATGCCCAGCATCGGCCGCCACCACGCAGCGGGCGGCTATGCCATGTTCGACCAGCACCCCGATCACGTCGCCGCACCGGGAATGCTCTACGAGGATGTGCACTCGCGGCAGATGGGCTTCGCCGATCGCCTGTATTGA